The nucleotide sequence NNNNNNNNNNNNNNNNNNNNNNNNNNNNNNNNNNNNNNNNNNNNNNNNNNNNNNNNNNNNNNNNNNNNNNNNNNNNNNNNNNNNNNNNNNNNNNNNNNNNNNNNNNNNNNNNNNNNNNNNNNNNNNNNNNNNNNNNNNNNNNNNNNNNNNNNNNNNNNNNNNNNNNNNNCTCTCTGGTGTGAGTGAGAAGAAGAAGCCTTGCTTCTCTCTCTTTAAGtgtctatttctctctcttctaaaaGTGCCAGTGAGAAGAAGAACACAACGATATTATCATGGAGATGATGATACTGAGTGTATAATCGTCcgaaagacgattttaaaatcaaaatagacgTTAAGGATAAATTTAAATGCAAAAAGAAGATTAGGGACGGATTTAATTTTTGGATTAAACTTTAGAACTAAAATAGTATTTATCCCTAAAAATAAAGCTAAATTTCAAATATATAATGATATAAATTAGATTATTAAAATGTGACATGTCAAAACTTAAACCATACTAAAtgcaacacaatgcattaagaattgaaaagaaagctACACTATTCATGTCGctttcttttaaaaaaagttGTCACACCCTATGAGTTtcctcttttttattttaaatgctttataatttattattattattactacttaatgccaaaattaattattttctttaagattaaaaaaattttctttctaaATATTGGCTTAAAAATatatctaaatatttttatttaaaattttattatttccaaatattattattattcaaataagatggtattttattaattttaatattatttatttaattaatattttttcatgaatgaaacactAGGTGTCATGTTCCTTTATCAATTTTTATCTATGAAGCACGAACACTCCGTTGAGTGTCGTATTCGCATGTCAAACACATTTTGGATACGACACTTATCGACACTCGTCCAACACACGTGTCTGTAGTGTTTAACTgtatcttaaaaaaaataaaaaaaaaatttttccaaaCATATTTAGACACACATAAATACCAAAAtagtaaatattattttttattaaaataaaaaatatcttaaatattttatataattaaaataaagtatttaaaataataaaaaattaatttatactttaataaataacattttttaaaaagtattacttaaaaaaatattattaaaatataaaaaatattactttaattttaacaatacTTACATCATTATTATAGTCACCATAGAATCATATTAAAATTCACCGTATAAATAAACAGACATAACATAAAAAGATAGTGCCGGTACCTTGAGTTTGTTGAAGGTAGGGTAAAGACATCACCATCGTAAATAACTTATTCTCTGGTTTGTCTGTTACAATTCCTCTCTATCACTAAGCTTTCACTTTTTATATACATACGTGAAAATAATATCTATCTAAATATACACATATGATATAATAAgaaatttattattattcattcattcattcgaTTCTTGTCTCTTCATTTTTCTAAGTCAATTTCAATAATTCATATGTTATAATAATATGACAGAGACACATGGAGAAGCCACCGGAGAATCAGTCCAGCCACTTGAAAAATAACTCCTCCACCACCGCCAACCACCACAAGCAAGAAGGAGTGAATAACAATGGCAACCGAACAAAGTACCGTGGCGTGAGGCAGAGGCAGTCAGGCCGTTACACGGCGGAGATAAGAGACCCTCAGTCCAAGAAGCAGCGGTGGCTCGGCACCTACACCACACCGGAGGAAGCTGCTCGTGCCTACGATGCCGCCGCCCGAGCCCTTCGCGGCCATAAGGCCTGGACCAATTTCCTCGATTACCCTACTAATAACAACAACGACCTCGAAAACCCTAAcccttttttgtctttttcttccTCCTCCAACATACTTCTTCTCCGATTTCTTCTGGACTTCATCAACTCCTCCTCCAACCCCTCTTTGGTCTTTTCCGCTCAGCAACTCTACGATCAGTTGTTGCTGAACGGAAtaagcagcagcaacaacaacaataactgcAGATTAACAGAGACAGTGTTCTCTCACGAGATTATGAGGAACGGTAATTATAATAACTCGGGTGTCCTTTTTGGTCATTTTCCCATGCAAACTGATTTTGATGGTGAttttaataataagaataataactTTAGTAGTACTAATATGGTTGACAATGGTCATTTGATGGAAGAAGGAAGTGTGTTTCAGTGCCCTGAGATTCATAATCATCATCCTCATGATGAGGAGGATCTTCTTGCGGCATTCTGGATGGATGAAAGTAATACCAGTGTTGATGCGTTCAAATAAAAGTAATCttttttaatttgctttaatttGGTTCCCATTGTTCTCTCTACTCTCTGTATTATTTTTACCTTTTGGATTCAAGGTTAGCCAGTATGTATCATTAATTAGTAGAGTATACGTAGCCACAAGTTTGTATGTTACATTCATGCATGTAATATATGCTGTGATACTTTAATTTCTCTGTATGTAGTATGTATGTATGCCACTAAGCACATCTAGCTAACTTATGAAATTAATGTTTGGTGATTATATTTTGTCAGTGCTAGCTGTCGTTACGTTTAGTCTGAACCCTAAATTTCGCCATTCAGTATAGGTTtaactttttgttttgttttgtttcggTTATCAGTTTTGTCATTAGTTGAAGTTTTTAGTTTTcttcgtaaaaaaaaaaaaaatattatgtatattttgaaatttttattttcttttataatatttttagctAATAATATCAAATCCCATGATAACTACAATTAATCCAATTGTCACACAATTTCCTCGTTCTCCTTTCTTTTTCCTATGTCACCATTCAATCATATCATtaatcttttgaaaaattttcatccATGCATTTTCAttgttcatgttatttattttcttatatgGTCATCTGATCTCTTGTAAACTTGCAGTGATTAAGAATATTTCATGCCTTTATATTTATAACTTAcgtaatatatatattttgcagCACATCCAAATCTTCATaaagaaaatgcataaatttcaaaattttaaagacaaatttTCTTATAACCAAAAACACAGAAATTATCTgatatttatcatttttcttttgttttttctctttgACAATAAACACAAACTTTTTATATTGAACACAGAAATTTTAATTTGGAagagaaatattataaaaatacacaaaaaaattggatttatgtatttattaaaatataattttatgtttAGTTTTGGTAGGATATATTATATCAGGTTAAGTTTCTTTTTTTACgaaatttctttgtttttataaTAACAGTTTTTATTTTGTAGTAGTTAATAATTTATGTATTTCATGTTAATgaaatttttctaatttttgttactaaaatttgtatatttttcattttttttaaatcttaaggAAAAAATTTCTGACAAGAAACATTTAAAGAAAATGTAAAATTTTttgaagaaaaacacaaaaaactgTAGATGAAAAAACACATAATTTATGTGTCatattttttctccttttttaatTATGATAAACACATAAATATTGAAAGAGAACCACAAATTAAAGGAACACATAGGAAAAAAATATGTTACTTTTTATATTTTGGtgtttattaaaatataattatgtatttattttttggAATATATATTAGGTTGAGTTATTTCttttacaaattttttgttatttgtGACTTTGTGTagcaaattttttgtattttattttgttgtaaCAATCCCGTTTTTAGAGTACACGAGACTTTATTCTAATAAAAGCTGGATTATCGAATATTGTCAATTACTTGAGatatatttatgtgtggttgtttataactgttttatctgttattatttgtgaactgattataaatgattctgtttattaatccaaacgttttcaaaaaaaaaaaagtacttcGAAAAATAACTACGCCTTTAACAACGAATcaagctcatataataaataatagataataattaggaagacaagttggtagcgctcagtttctagtatgatcatgacgtactagAAATTGAgttgttacaatttggtatcagagcagttcgttccagtagagcctggggagtggactaattatgcttcattgcatactctgcttgtgtgtctcatgctgttagggtatcttcaagatacatttggcatgaatgtctataaGTGCTCATTTTGAAAATGttcgtgcctaacttgagatattaagactgatcaccttaatattgattgtttggtgcggataagacctcaatgactgtgaataggcatggtttaatcgagttccgaacGACGAATTCGTGCGAGGCATAACTATTCTTATAGCTGTCATGATCTCCATGGCTATGGCTATGTGATAtttagatgctgtaaggaacgaactgatatcttcgtcaggatggcttgaaggaaatagactgcctgaagatggattctgcacgtggctgaaattttgagggcaaaatttttttttagaaggatagaatgtaacaacccGTTTTTAGAGTACACGAGATCTTTATTCTAATAAAAGttggatcaccgaatattgtcaattgcttgaaatatatttatgtgtggttgtttataactgttttatctattattatttgtgaactgattatgaatgattctgtttattaatccaaacgttttcaaaaaaaagtaCTTCGAAAAATAACTACGcctttaacaacgaatcaggctcatataataaataaggaaaagtataggtaaccaacaaaatttttgaacaatgtgtaaacaatgtgaattaataaggttaaaagagtaaatttaattagtagcattaaattaggatatatagtgtattttcatttgattggtggttgttcatgttgttcaaaattttcattgtccCCCTAGCACTCTccaataaataatagataataattagaaagacaagttagtagcgctcagtttctagtatgatcatgacgtaccagaaattgggtcgttacatttgTGGCTAGAAGTTTATGTGNNNNNNNNNNNNNNNNNNNNNNNNNNNNNNNNNNNNNNNNNNNNNNNNNNNNNNNNNNNNNNNNNNNNNNNNNNNNNNNNNNNNNNNNNNNNNNNNNNNNNNNNNNNNNNNNNNNNNNNNNNNNNNNNNNNNNNNNNNNNNNNNNNNNNNNNNNNNNNNNNNNNNNNNNNNNNNNNNNGGCTCTTCTCTATTTCAAATTAATGTGACTGGTCATTAGGGATTGcaggttttgggatgggttagagtgaaTTTGGAACTTTCAATGGAGGAGAGAGCTGTTCCAGTGGGAGTTAGACCTTCTGGGTCAGCTACATGAGACTCTGAGACCTGTCCGGCTAGTAAATAATAGAGAGGATAGGATTGTGTGGAAATTTGATAGACTTGGTTTTTTTTCGACTAACTTCTTTGTGCATATGCTACAAGAATGAATGCTTTCAGAGGATGTTACCAGCTACAGCTTCACAAAGACCATCTGGAAAGGTCTGGTTCCACCAAGAGTAGAGCTGTTTGCTTGGTTTGTCCTGGTAGGCAGGGTGAACACCAAGGAACGGCTGAGTCAGTTCGGGATTATTAGCCAGGACGATACGAGTTGTATTTTCTGTACTAAGGAGGTCGAGCAGGTTGATCACTTGTTCCTTGGCTGTGAATTTGCTTGGCAGGTGTGGAGTGCTTGGGTAGCTGTCTTTGGTCGGCTCTGGTCTTTTCCGAAGGTGATGAAGGACCATTTTTTAAGTTGGACAGAGGAGCCGCATGGAAAAGAGGCTCAAAAGCAGCGTCTGAGATGCTTCTGTGCGATCATCTGGCACATCTGGTTGGAGAGGAATAGGAGAATATTTCAGAATCAAACCAAAAGCGTAGAAGACATTATCCACATAACCAAGCTTAGCTGTGACGAATAGAGTGGTGCCCCGTTCTAGCGTTGTTGATAGCTATGTCGGAGATGACCCGTGGATCTCATTCCTGTTAGTTGTTGATACCTTTTGGAGTTGTTCTTCTTTTTCTGTTGTTTGACCTGATTGCTCCACCTAGTGTGTTGAGTTCTTTAGCTNNNNNNNNNNNNNNNNNNNNNNNNNNNNNNNNNNNNNNNNNNNNNNNNNNNNNNNNNNNNNNNNNNNNNNNNNNNNNNNNNNNNNNNNNNNNNNNNNNNNNNNNNNNNNNNNNNNNNNNNNNNNNNNNNNNNNNNNNNNCCtcactttctctctttctctctatctctctctctctctctctctctctttttatatctctctcctctctcttcctctctctcttcttgCCGTCTTTctccccctttttctctctcatattctCTCTCTTTCACTTCTTCttatctctctctcttttttctctctctcctcctcctcctctctttcttttctctctcctctctttctcaCTTTGGAGAGAAtaggagagagatagagagtgagaAAAGgctgaaagagaaagagaaaagagagagtaggagaagaaagaggagaataagagagaagagagagaggaataagaggagagagagggaaggggagagagagaaagaaggaaaggaaagaaagaggagcgagaaagataaagaaggaaaggaaagagagaggagcaagagagagagagaaaaagagaaaagaaaaaaaagagagaaagagatagaaagagaggggagggggagagaagagagggaaaggggagagagagaaagagagagagagaagaaaaaaagagaggagaaaggagagagataagagagaggaaaagagaggagagagagagagagaggagaggaggaGGAGATAGAGGAAGGGAGAGAGGAAAGGGGAGAGATGAGTAAAGAGAGGAAGgggatgagagagagaaagagagagaaaggaaaGGGAGAAAGAGgacaatgagagagagagagagagagaaagagacaaaggggagagaaggagagaaagagagaggggggagagcaaaggagagagagaaagagggaaacgggagagagagagcatggggagaGAGAGGGAAAGAAGGATAGAGAGACAGGGGAAAGAGAAAGAAATGGGAGgtggagaaagaggagagagagagaaaagaaaagaggagggaagggaggaagggagggagagagagatagagaagtAGAGATagagggaaaggagagagagaagtagagagagagagagaagagaaaggggAAGCAAGGGGGAGAGAAAGGAAGAGGGGAGAGAAAGAggggaaaaaaagagagagaaggagagagagaaacgagagagagaaaaggaagaatttaatttggttttgattttggttaacTGGTTAAAAATCGgctttttttaatttggttttggttaaccaattctaaaaaatatggatatgatttttaaaattgttttattaaacCGGTTAACCAAAATGTGATTATGGTTTTTTAATcggttaaccacattttggttttttatgaACACCCCTACTGATAAGAATCAAATTGAACTCTTAGATAAACCTCCATTGAGTCAGTTTCAATTATGACTAACTTGCACCCACACTCCCAAGTAAGAACAAAACTCCTCCAAAGAGCAAAAAATTCACATCCTGAGCAAATTTTTCTCCAAGTTCCATTTTCATCTCGAAGAACACAACCAAATCCCGCAAGATTGTGCTCATTCACAATTTATTTTACCATATCTTTTGGAGGAGAAGACCAAAGCACACTATCCTCATGAAGGAGGCGGTTTGAGTGGCTAAAATTTTTCTTCTCATGAGCAAGTCTCCTAACAAAGAAGGCAACCTTAATTATGATCAGACCAATCCTCTTCGGGTTTAAAAATTTGTTGATTTCTATGATGCCAAATCCACTGTATGCCTACAAAGAAAGTGAAATCACAAAGTGAAATCACTTTGCACTATCTGGCGCCGAAAAATATCCAAAGGGTTCACTAAATTAAACCAATCATAGATCTGCCAATGCTAAACAAGGACACACCCAGAATGAATCACATATTTCGAACTCGATAACACtcaaaaaagcagtgaaaagccgACTCTTTCTAACCATTGTAGCGAGGGCAGAGATCCAACATTGCCATCCCGCATTGAAATCAGAAAGCTGCTATTGGCAAGGCTTTCTGGATGCAAAGCCAAACAAGAACCTTCAACTTTTCTGAAATTTTTGAGTGCCACAACCAGTTTCAATTGATGTGGGTATCCCAATGATATCTCCTTTACAATAGCCAAATATATCGCTCTTATGTTGAGTAGGTTTTGGTGGAGGATGAAGACCACCACCATTCAGGGTTATCACCAATGTGAGGAGTCATACCAAGAATGAAATTTTTAATATCTAGGAAAAGAGGAGTGGCCAATGAATCCAAATGCCAAacagaattaaaataaatatccTCTAGCTTACTGTGAATATCTGAAATGTGGACATAAGGGAGAAGTTCTCCAATATAACCAAGAGGACTCCAAGAATCATGCCAAATAGATTGATGAAGGGAGCCTATACACCAAGAAAAATCATTCTTCAAAAAATTAAGCGCTAAAGCAATACTACGCCAATAGTTAGAAGCATTTTTGGAAATCTTAAAATCCAAGTTATAACAACGCGCTAGTTATTTTTCTGATAGGAGTTTGACCCATAATTTATCCTTATAGGAAAGAACTTGCTAGACCAGCTTGCCTAATAAAGCCAAGTTCACATAGTAAGCATCCCTTAAACCAAGGCCACCAGTTTTCTTGGGAGCAATAATAGTTTCTCATTTAACTAAGGGAAGTCCCTTACCATTGCTCTGACCCTTCCACAAAAAATTTCGAGTTATAGAATTAATTTTCTCGCAAGCATAAGGAGGGAAGAGGGCTACTTGCATCTGTAATAGAAGTAATACtagatttaattaaataaattctaCCAACTTTATTTACTTCCAACTAGTAAGTCTACTTTGGATCTTTTTAACAACATCATATGCCCTTCTTCTAGAGACACGAGAATGATTAAGATCAACTCTAagatatttttttcaaattttgagtAAATTTGATGTTAGAGATGCCAGTAAACATGTGTTTGCGAACATATGAGACATTCTTTGAACAGAGAGATTTTGATTTGTGGAGGTTAACCTTCATGTCGGAAACCTTGCAGAAAGTATTAAGAACATTCACAATCAATTCAAATTGGGACTTTGTGGCCTTGAAAAAAAGGAGGAAGTCATCAGCAAACATAAGGTGAGAGATAGACAGCCCCCTCGAAAAACAGCTATCGGAGACCAAAATCCATTTGAAATTTTATGAGCAATTAAGCAAGCTAACCACTCTATGCAAAGCAGAAAAAGGTAAGGAGGCATGGGGTCTCTTTACCATAAACTACGCTTAGGGCAAAAATTAGAAAGTCTACTGCCATtccaaagaagagagagagataaCGAGCAAACACAGTTCATAATAAGTTTGACAGTGCTTTAGGGGAAACCAAAACTACTTAGAGAATGCTCAAGAATGCCAATTTACCTTGTCTCATAAGCATTTTTCAAATCAATATTGAAAATCAAAGCACCTTTCTTGGATTTAGTTCTTTTCATAATCTGCAAAATTTCTTGTTCAATGTTGATATTGTCTGTAGTTCCTCTCCCAAGTATAAAAGGCCTATCACCTTTTCGAGAAACAGACGAAATCTATTAACAAGCACCTTTTTGATAATTTTATAGACATTACACAAACTAATAGGCTGAAAATCCTTCATGTGATTAGGATTCTCAGTCTTGGGAATTAAAACAATCAGTGTCTCCAACACAGATAGATCAATAAGCTTTTCAGAGAAGACTCTCTAAACAATATGCCAAATATTGTGAGCAATAAGATCTCAATATTCCTTAAAAATGAAAGTTTGGAACGCCCAGAAGCTTTATAAAAATTCATTCCCATCACAACATTCTTCACTTCGACAAGCTAAAGGAAACGACTTTAGTCAGCCGATTGCAAGCATTATAGCTCAATTGAGGGAGAGGAATGTCCTTTAGAGCATCAATATCAAGTTGTTCTCgagaacaaaaaaaaatcttggaAGAACTTATTTGCTTCGGCTTTGACTATATCATTCTTAATGACCCAAGTTCCATCATCCAGAAAAATACCATTGATCCTACTTTGTTTTCTCCTGATGAAAGTTTACAAATGAAAAAAATTGGTATTTCTATCACCGAATTTTACCCACTGCTCCTTGGATTTCTAGTACCAAAGAATCTCTTGTTGGAGAAAAACTATGTTATATTCctcattcaaacttctttcctcTTCCCAGAGCGCTAAAGAGGAAGAATTCTCTAACAGAAACTGAACATGCTTAATCTTGTCTTTCGATTTTCTCTTTCTGACAAAAATATTGCCAAAAATTTGCTTATTAACTTGGTCACTTCCTGTTGAACCTCCCAAAGGCTAGAGGTCACCAACGGAGAGCCTTTCTTCCAAGCATTCTTTACACTACCAGGAAACTTGAGATGGATTGTCCAAGCAGCTTAAAATCTAAAAGGTCTTAGTTCAAACAACTTTTTGCAATTCTCTGACTTCGAATGAAAATGGCACAATGATCCAAATACAATCCATTAGGCACCTCCACATAAGTTTCTGAAAAAAATTACACCATTCTAGGTTGGTTAAAGCACGATCTATTTTTTTTAGCAATATCCATGCCACCATGCACCCTTCTATACCAGGTAGAAGATCTCCCAATAGCACCTAGGTCCATTAAGTCACAATAATCCATTGTTTTGGAAAGAGAGTAGCTCTTTGGGTATGAAATTCCCCCCTTGACCTCATTTGGAAGTATAATATCATTAAAATCTTCTACAACAAGCCAAGGATAGAAAATGTTGTCAGCTAAAGATTTGAGAAAGCTCCACAGCTTTGTCCTGTTGCCAATAATAGGGTTGCCATAAACAGCGCTGAAACACCAACTACTGCAACCCCAATGAATTTCAATGGTAACACATTGATTATGAATAGAGTTAAGTacaattttggtccctaaggtataggccgaaatttttttttgtccccaacctttttttgcatacaaaatcatcTCTAAGGTTCAACGTAATTTCAAAATCATCCTTTTGACctaaatcttaaaattttggACTAAATTATCcctaacaaaaaaatataaaataataaaaaaatagagaagCTATTAATGGAGGAAAAAGAACCACAAAGAAGCCATTAATAGTGGACTAACAACAACACACAATATTCAATAACAACACAGTATTCAAATTCAAGAACAACAACATCATTCATTGCAATCTAATATTTCAATTTCAACAACAACATTGAAATCAAACTTGGGATATGCAGAGCAATGCATCTAAGGCAGACTTGGAGGATGATTCAACAGCCAATTTGGGAGTTCCCTTGGTGGATTCATACAATGCAGGCCACGACCCTCCCATCACAGGACCAGCCCCAGATACGACGCCATTTGAAAGCTTGTTCCATGCAGATTTCTTAGACCTACCCACTACAGCCTTTGGGGACGAGAAATCTGAAGAAGGCAGCTGGTCTAGGACTGACGCGATGCTGGCGGAAAGGGAGGAGGAGATGGAAGAGGTAGACGATGGCGGCAACGGCGATTGTGGAGTCCCGATGGTGGATTCAGGCTCGGCGCCGCAGATAACCTGAGCCTATGGAGAACCTGTTCTACGCTTGTCACCGCTGTAATGAAGAAGAATAAGAGATGTtgtgataaagaagaagaaaaagaagaagaaaagggtattttggtccaaaggacgattttaaaactacgtTGAACCTTAGAGATTATTTCGTATGCGAAGAAAAGGTTAGGGACGAAAAATATTTTCAGCCTatactttagggaccaaaatcgtacttaacccttatgAATACTTCGAACACAACGCTGATTAACTGAGAATTTGGTAATGCACGAAAATCTGTATCTCTAGAAATTtctttcggcaagtataccgaattgtcgtcaagtaaaaactcacagtagagtgagatcgaatcccacatggattgattggttgagcaactttaatcagaggaatattctagttgaactaaacagatttaaattgagatttgcagaaaGTTAAATGGCAGGAaacgtaaatagcaaggaatgtaaataacggaaagtaaatggcaaaatgtaaagtgcagaaagtaaattacagtcACTTAAATGGAAATGGGGATGATAAACATAAATGTAAACAACAGAATATAAAGAATGGGAAGATTAGAAATGGgaggttcattgggctcaggagatattgtattctctggatcaagttcattctcatctcttcctcaatccatgtaactcattgatctcttggcaatcttaggtgattgaatcccaatttcttggtaattcaatctctctaacCTTGAACAATTTcctaattccttgatctaattgctcatggaaagagatgaagtacgatcactaattatatataccacatgtttttccaaatcaaagtattggtttgattatatgtcactatat is from Arachis ipaensis cultivar K30076 chromosome B01, Araip1.1, whole genome shotgun sequence and encodes:
- the LOC107611489 gene encoding ethylene-responsive transcription factor LEP-like translates to MEKPPENQSSHLKNNSSTTANHHKQEGVNNNGNRTKYRGVRQRQSGRYTAEIRDPQSKKQRWLGTYTTPEEAARAYDAAARALRGHKAWTNFLDYPTNNNNDLENPNPFLSFSSSSNILLLRFLLDFINSSSNPSLVFSAQQLYDQLLLNGISSSNNNNNCRLTETVFSHEIMRNGNYNNSGVLFGHFPMQTDFDGDFNNKNNNFSSTNMVDNGHLMEEGSVFQCPEIHNHHPHDEEDLLAAFWMDESNTSVDAFK